In a single window of the Micromonospora inositola genome:
- a CDS encoding erythromycin esterase family protein, producing the protein MGRYDDEVTGLAAPLVDPGDLDVLLDRVGDARVVMLGEASHGTHEFYTWRAAISRRLIEEKGFSFVAVEGDWPDCDRVDRSVRCLPDAPTDPRDALATFERWPTWMWANEEVVDFTRWLRTRNARVDEAARAGFHGLDLYSLWESLREILTWLRERDPEQVPVALAAYGCFQPYDEDPQQYALATRLVPTNCENEVVDLLVRLRERAAADGAGRFGAWQNAEVVAGAERYYRTMARGGRESWNVRDRHMDHTLDRLLRHYGPAAKAVVWAHNTHVGDARATDMADAGEVNIGQLARERYGPDQVVLVGFGTHRGTVVAGDAWGAPMEVMPVPPARRHSLEEALHGAAPSPALFVFPRDGRLDLLTDELDHRAIGVVYHPERESWGNYVPTALGDRYDAFCWIDESQAVRPLRVRPTSLAEPETYPSGV; encoded by the coding sequence ATGGGACGCTACGACGACGAGGTGACCGGGCTTGCGGCGCCGCTGGTCGACCCGGGAGACCTGGACGTGCTGCTGGACCGGGTCGGTGACGCCCGGGTGGTGATGCTCGGCGAGGCCAGCCACGGCACGCACGAGTTCTACACCTGGCGCGCGGCGATCAGCCGGCGGCTGATCGAGGAGAAGGGCTTCTCGTTCGTCGCCGTAGAGGGCGACTGGCCCGACTGCGACCGGGTGGACCGCAGCGTACGCTGCCTGCCCGACGCGCCCACCGACCCGCGCGACGCGCTCGCCACGTTCGAGCGCTGGCCGACGTGGATGTGGGCCAACGAGGAGGTCGTCGACTTCACCCGCTGGCTGCGCACCCGCAACGCCCGGGTGGACGAGGCTGCCCGGGCCGGTTTCCACGGTCTGGACCTGTACTCGCTGTGGGAGTCGCTGCGCGAGATCCTCACCTGGCTGCGGGAGCGCGACCCGGAGCAGGTGCCGGTGGCGCTGGCCGCCTACGGCTGCTTCCAGCCCTACGACGAGGACCCGCAGCAGTACGCGCTGGCGACCCGACTCGTGCCGACCAACTGCGAGAACGAGGTGGTGGACCTGCTCGTCCGGCTCCGCGAGCGGGCTGCGGCCGACGGCGCGGGCCGCTTCGGGGCCTGGCAGAACGCCGAGGTCGTGGCCGGGGCCGAGCGCTACTACCGGACGATGGCACGCGGTGGCCGGGAGTCGTGGAACGTCCGCGACCGGCACATGGACCACACCCTCGACCGGCTCCTGCGCCACTACGGGCCGGCTGCGAAGGCGGTCGTCTGGGCGCACAACACCCACGTCGGTGACGCCCGCGCCACCGACATGGCCGATGCCGGCGAGGTCAACATCGGCCAGCTCGCCCGGGAACGGTACGGCCCGGACCAGGTGGTGCTGGTCGGCTTCGGCACCCACCGCGGCACGGTCGTCGCCGGCGACGCCTGGGGTGCGCCGATGGAGGTGATGCCGGTGCCCCCCGCGCGTCGGCATTCGCTGGAGGAGGCCCTGCACGGCGCCGCGCCGTCGCCGGCCCTGTTCGTCTTCCCGCGCGACGGCCGGCTCGACCTGCTCACCGACGAGCTCGACCATCGGGCGATCGGCGTCGTCTACCACCCCGAACGGGAGAGCTGGGGCAACTACGTCCCCACCGCGCTCGGCGACCGCTACGACGCCTTCTGCTGGATCGACGAGTCGCAGGCTGTCCGGCCGCTGCGGGTCCGGCCCACCAGCCTCGCCGAGCCCGAGACGTACCCGTCCGGCGTCTGA
- a CDS encoding nuclear transport factor 2 family protein, whose protein sequence is MTITVPDVVVRYYRLISETDIDAFVSCFTDDAVVADEDRTYDTPAAIRAWRERTAAEFDYKAIPESVEEEAGGNFVVTALVSGTFPGSPVRLRHRFTIRDGLIGALDIRP, encoded by the coding sequence ATGACCATCACCGTTCCCGACGTGGTCGTCCGCTACTACCGGCTGATCAGCGAAACCGACATTGACGCCTTCGTCTCCTGCTTCACCGACGACGCGGTCGTCGCCGACGAGGACCGGACCTATGACACCCCGGCGGCGATCCGGGCCTGGCGCGAGCGGACCGCCGCCGAGTTCGACTACAAGGCCATCCCGGAGTCGGTGGAGGAGGAGGCCGGGGGCAACTTTGTGGTGACCGCCCTCGTTTCGGGCACCTTCCCGGGCAGTCCCGTACGGCTGCGCCACCGGTTCACGATCCGCGACGGCCTGATCGGCGCCCTGGACATCCGGCCGTAG
- a CDS encoding N-acetyltransferase, with translation MTIDIVSLADRPDLAPLLDEDFDGAWPPFMLWDPMGAVYYNVAHDLYPEFVFAAVDSADPGRAVARAYAVPLRWTEPELPDGGWDRVIQRAAITRLTGATPNIVSALEICIRPDRRGDGLSALMLTAMREAVGKLGYDTLVAPVRPSGKHTRPDLPMTGYAAQVRDDGLPVDAWLRVHVRAGGRIERVATRSMMISGTLAEWRRWTGLPFDTSGPVHVPGALVPVHCDVAHDHAVYVEPNVWVRHRL, from the coding sequence GTGACCATCGACATCGTGAGCCTGGCGGATCGGCCGGACCTCGCCCCGCTGCTGGACGAGGACTTCGACGGGGCGTGGCCGCCGTTCATGCTCTGGGATCCGATGGGCGCGGTGTACTACAACGTCGCTCACGACCTCTACCCCGAGTTCGTGTTCGCCGCCGTCGACTCCGCCGACCCGGGTCGCGCGGTCGCCCGGGCGTACGCCGTGCCGCTGCGCTGGACGGAGCCGGAGCTTCCCGACGGCGGCTGGGACCGGGTGATCCAGCGGGCCGCCATCACCCGGCTCACCGGCGCCACCCCGAACATCGTCTCGGCGTTGGAGATCTGCATCCGACCCGACCGGCGGGGCGACGGGTTGTCCGCGCTGATGCTCACCGCCATGCGGGAGGCCGTCGGGAAGCTGGGTTACGACACCCTGGTCGCGCCGGTCCGCCCGAGCGGCAAGCACACCCGCCCCGACCTGCCGATGACCGGGTACGCGGCGCAGGTCCGCGACGACGGCCTGCCGGTCGACGCGTGGCTGCGGGTGCACGTGCGCGCTGGCGGACGCATCGAGCGGGTCGCCACCCGGTCGATGATGATCAGCGGGACGCTGGCGGAGTGGCGTCGCTGGACCGGCCTGCCGTTCGACACCAGCGGGCCGGTTCACGTGCCGGGGGCCCTGGTGCCGGTGCACTGCGACGTGGCGCACGACCACGCCGTCTACGTCGAGCCGAACGTCTGGGTCAGGCACCGACTGTAG
- a CDS encoding nitroreductase family deazaflavin-dependent oxidoreductase, with translation MRGFLRTAVWLYRRSGGKLGGKMFGAPVLLLTTTGRKSGRSWTVPLMYQTDGDRWVIIASNGGSARHPAWWLNLRSQPDASVQIGRQTYLVTAVETAGEDRERLWRQMADMYKGYDGYARKTTRQIPVVVLQRR, from the coding sequence ATGCGAGGGTTTCTGCGTACGGCCGTGTGGCTGTACCGGCGCAGCGGCGGGAAGCTCGGCGGCAAGATGTTCGGCGCACCGGTGCTGTTGCTGACCACGACCGGGCGCAAGTCGGGGCGGTCGTGGACGGTACCGTTGATGTACCAGACCGACGGCGACCGATGGGTGATCATCGCGTCCAACGGCGGCAGCGCCAGGCACCCCGCCTGGTGGCTCAATCTGCGCTCGCAGCCGGACGCCTCCGTACAGATCGGCCGGCAGACGTACCTGGTCACCGCCGTCGAGACCGCTGGCGAGGACCGCGAGCGCCTGTGGCGGCAGATGGCCGACATGTACAAGGGCTACGACGGGTACGCGCGGAAGACCACCCGCCAGATCCCCGTGGTTGTACTGCAAAGGCGCTAA
- a CDS encoding SDR family NAD(P)-dependent oxidoreductase, producing MPTRPSFVVTGGARGVGRAITERLARDGQVVVLDVTGQLAWQHERIVLVTGDARDPETAQRAAATAEATGPLLGWVNNAAIFRDAGLGDASAAQILDLVTANLALALTGCHTAVNHFLARERDGAIVNVSSHQAQRPVRGALPYATAKAAVEGLTRAVAVDHGSAGIRTNAVALGSIATDRFEQYRAQHPEVDVQMAALHPLGRVGDPSEVADAVAFLLSPAAGFVNGVVLAVDGGRAANGLDPEAT from the coding sequence ATGCCGACTCGACCGTCGTTCGTGGTCACCGGGGGCGCTCGAGGCGTCGGTCGGGCCATCACCGAACGCCTGGCTCGCGACGGTCAGGTCGTCGTGCTGGATGTCACCGGTCAACTTGCCTGGCAACACGAACGCATCGTGCTGGTCACCGGCGACGCCCGCGATCCTGAGACGGCCCAGCGAGCGGCCGCGACCGCCGAGGCCACGGGCCCGCTGCTCGGCTGGGTCAACAACGCCGCGATCTTCCGCGACGCCGGTCTCGGCGACGCCTCGGCCGCCCAGATCCTGGACCTCGTGACCGCGAACCTGGCCCTGGCCCTCACCGGCTGCCACACTGCGGTCAACCACTTCTTGGCGCGCGAACGCGACGGCGCCATCGTCAACGTCTCCTCCCACCAGGCGCAGCGCCCTGTCCGCGGAGCACTGCCCTACGCGACCGCGAAGGCGGCGGTCGAGGGCTTGACCCGCGCAGTGGCCGTGGATCACGGGTCGGCCGGCATCCGCACCAACGCCGTCGCGCTGGGCTCCATCGCCACCGACCGGTTCGAGCAGTACCGTGCCCAGCACCCCGAAGTGGACGTCCAGATGGCCGCACTGCATCCGCTGGGCAGAGTGGGCGACCCGAGCGAGGTGGCAGACGCCGTCGCCTTCTTGTTGTCTCCCGCCGCCGGATTCGTCAACGGCGTCGTCCTTGCCGTTGACGGCGGACGAGCAGCCAACGGCCTCGACCCCGAAGCCACCTGA
- a CDS encoding glyoxalase superfamily protein, which yields MTLPSTEHAKKLAKLLRDDLAVAGFNIPHSLALELIAHQFNAKDWNVLAAAVGRPRRSASPEIRPGVPVLRVMSVEVALPFYVDYLGFKPDWEHRFEPGLPLYVQVSRSQAVLHLSEHHGDGSPHGVVWFPVTDVFGLHKELLTRPNAPVRPGIDEDAPGGPTLEVIDPYGNVLRFAQPSAAGEH from the coding sequence ATGACGCTCCCCAGCACAGAGCATGCCAAGAAGCTTGCCAAGCTCCTGCGAGATGACCTTGCCGTAGCCGGGTTCAACATCCCGCACAGCCTCGCGCTGGAACTCATCGCCCACCAGTTCAACGCCAAGGACTGGAACGTGCTGGCCGCGGCGGTGGGCCGCCCCAGACGCTCAGCCTCGCCGGAGATCCGACCAGGCGTGCCGGTACTCCGGGTGATGTCCGTCGAGGTTGCGCTGCCGTTCTATGTCGACTACCTCGGCTTCAAGCCGGACTGGGAGCACCGATTCGAGCCCGGCCTACCCCTGTACGTACAAGTGTCCCGATCGCAGGCCGTACTGCACTTGTCCGAGCACCACGGCGACGGCAGCCCACACGGTGTGGTCTGGTTCCCTGTCACTGACGTGTTCGGCCTACACAAGGAGTTGCTTACCAGACCGAACGCGCCGGTCCGCCCGGGCATCGACGAGGACGCTCCCGGCGGCCCGACGCTCGAGGTCATCGACCCTTACGGCAACGTGCTGCGATTCGCCCAGCCTTCGGCAGCCGGGGAGCACTAG
- a CDS encoding LCP family protein, with protein sequence MPPARPARRPSPRWTRWCVAVGATLMMFSGVALGGSQFVLHAATSKVTRQSLIGKAAAPRQHRTITGAKNILLVGIDTRPHQDSSQLTRSDSIMLVHIPADHRQAYLVSLPRDSLVTIPAYDNGATPFHGGKNKINAAFAFGSRGLTGPAALSHGFELLALTVRDLTGITPDAGAIIDFQGFKQIVQVLGKVCMYVDETTTSIHLGKDDATGRTAAPYKINPDGTVNHRIAGVTPNIYTKGNHCLNPSQALDFVRQRDLLANHDYDYGRQRHQQQFLKAVLHQVMTDGLNSPTKLPGLLTAVGKTMTVDDGGIPLEDWAFAMRGIDPDAISTIKTNNGTFNSRTVPGVGSAEILSPTSLELLRAVRDNNVASFVQAHPDWVAPSGPTPAN encoded by the coding sequence GTGCCGCCCGCACGCCCGGCCCGCCGGCCGTCGCCGCGCTGGACCCGGTGGTGCGTGGCGGTCGGCGCGACGCTGATGATGTTCAGCGGCGTGGCGCTCGGCGGCAGCCAGTTCGTGCTGCACGCCGCGACCAGCAAGGTCACCCGGCAGAGCCTGATCGGCAAGGCCGCCGCCCCTCGGCAGCACCGCACCATCACGGGAGCGAAGAACATCCTGCTGGTCGGGATCGACACCCGCCCGCACCAGGACTCCAGCCAGCTCACCCGCTCCGACTCGATCATGCTGGTGCACATCCCGGCCGACCACCGCCAGGCGTACCTGGTCTCGCTGCCGCGCGACTCGCTGGTCACCATCCCCGCGTACGACAACGGCGCGACGCCGTTCCACGGCGGGAAGAACAAGATCAACGCAGCCTTCGCCTTCGGCAGCCGCGGCCTCACCGGCCCGGCGGCGCTGTCGCACGGCTTCGAGCTGCTCGCCCTGACCGTGCGCGACCTCACCGGGATCACCCCGGACGCCGGCGCGATCATCGACTTCCAGGGGTTCAAGCAGATCGTCCAGGTACTCGGCAAGGTCTGCATGTATGTCGACGAGACCACCACCTCCATCCACCTGGGCAAGGACGACGCGACCGGGCGCACGGCGGCCCCGTACAAGATCAATCCCGACGGCACGGTGAATCACCGCATCGCCGGGGTCACGCCGAACATCTACACCAAGGGCAACCACTGTCTGAACCCGTCGCAGGCGCTGGACTTCGTCCGGCAGCGGGACCTGCTGGCCAACCACGACTACGACTACGGCCGGCAGCGCCACCAGCAGCAGTTCCTCAAGGCGGTGCTGCACCAGGTGATGACCGACGGGCTCAACTCGCCGACCAAGCTGCCCGGCCTCCTGACGGCGGTCGGCAAGACGATGACGGTGGACGACGGCGGCATCCCGCTGGAGGACTGGGCCTTCGCCATGCGGGGGATCGACCCCGACGCGATCAGCACCATCAAGACCAACAACGGCACCTTCAACAGCCGTACGGTCCCCGGGGTGGGCAGCGCCGAGATCCTCAGCCCGACCAGCCTGGAACTGCTGCGGGCGGTCCGGGACAACAACGTCGCCTCCTTCGTCCAGGCCCACCCGGACTGGGTCGCCCCGTCCGGCCCGACCCCGGCGAACTAG
- a CDS encoding MFS transporter: protein MRRAPALSFLLVTVFLDMLGLGLIVPIVPALMTAVTEDATAAVRWSGLLGSIYGLLQFVVSPLLGRLSDRYGRRPVLLASLTCLGVDWLAHAISPSPWTLLLFHALAGASAGTNTVVNAYIADVTEPESRARAYGLIGSAFGLGFVAGPTIGGLLGAVDVRLPFFAAAALSFANVAYGWFVLPESRPGDRIPLTLRMANPVGAVAVVLRRPVLGRLAYARFCADVARMTHQSVWTFFLTYQFAWSTAHVGVVMAAGALAGAVFQARAVGPVVRLLGDKRAAVAGSLLGVAALLGTAFVSVPWMLHVLQAVGVLGSVGSTAAQSWISRSVRADEQGTVQGALTGIGAVAETAVPLAAGAAFGWSLAYASPGLVFVGAAAFGAVSALLLAATPDVRTVPLR from the coding sequence ATGCGCCGGGCGCCCGCCCTCTCCTTTCTCCTCGTCACCGTCTTCCTCGACATGCTCGGGCTCGGCCTGATCGTGCCGATCGTGCCGGCCCTGATGACGGCCGTCACCGAGGACGCCACCGCCGCTGTCCGCTGGTCCGGCCTGCTCGGCTCGATCTACGGGCTGCTGCAGTTCGTCGTCTCGCCGCTGCTCGGACGGCTCTCCGACCGGTACGGCCGGCGTCCCGTCCTGCTCGCGTCGCTGACCTGCCTCGGCGTCGACTGGCTGGCCCACGCGATCTCACCCAGCCCTTGGACACTCTTGCTGTTCCACGCCCTCGCCGGTGCGTCCGCGGGTACGAACACCGTGGTCAACGCGTACATCGCGGACGTCACGGAACCCGAGTCGCGGGCTCGCGCGTACGGGCTGATCGGCTCCGCGTTCGGGCTCGGCTTCGTCGCCGGCCCGACCATCGGCGGCCTGCTCGGCGCCGTCGACGTACGCCTGCCGTTCTTCGCCGCGGCCGCGCTGTCCTTCGCCAACGTCGCGTACGGCTGGTTCGTCCTGCCCGAGTCGCGGCCCGGCGACCGGATCCCGCTGACCCTGCGGATGGCGAACCCGGTCGGTGCCGTCGCTGTCGTCCTGCGCCGGCCGGTGCTCGGGCGGCTCGCGTACGCCCGCTTCTGCGCCGACGTCGCGCGCATGACCCATCAGTCGGTCTGGACGTTCTTCCTTACGTACCAGTTTGCTTGGAGCACCGCGCACGTCGGCGTCGTGATGGCGGCGGGCGCGCTCGCCGGCGCGGTCTTCCAGGCCCGGGCCGTCGGCCCGGTCGTCCGCCTGCTCGGCGACAAGCGTGCCGCGGTGGCCGGCAGCCTGCTCGGCGTCGCGGCGCTGCTAGGAACGGCGTTCGTGTCCGTGCCGTGGATGCTCCACGTCCTGCAGGCGGTCGGCGTGCTCGGCTCGGTCGGCAGTACGGCCGCGCAGTCGTGGATCTCTCGCAGCGTCCGAGCCGACGAGCAGGGGACCGTGCAGGGTGCGCTGACCGGAATCGGTGCCGTTGCGGAGACCGCGGTGCCGCTTGCGGCTGGCGCGGCGTTCGGGTGGTCGCTGGCGTACGCATCACCGGGTTTGGTCTTCGTCGGTGCCGCCGCTTTCGGGGCCGTGTCGGCGCTCCTCCTGGCCGCAACGCCCGATGTCCGGACAGTACCGCTCAGATAA
- a CDS encoding DinB family protein, with amino-acid sequence MTAQRPLDSEERVSTAPERDVLEAFLDAYREELISKLQGLSEQDARRRLVPSLTTLIGIVKHAAAVERNWFLHCLAQLPREQIAGNSTGDDASWEVDPSETIADIVAEYEDVCGQSRRLAADFELDDSVPHPRLGRVSLRYIYVHMIRELARHSGHADILREQLDARPEERG; translated from the coding sequence GTGACCGCGCAGCGACCGCTCGACAGCGAAGAACGGGTGAGCACCGCCCCGGAGCGTGACGTCCTCGAGGCATTCCTCGACGCTTACCGGGAGGAGCTCATCAGCAAGCTGCAGGGATTGTCGGAGCAGGACGCTCGGCGACGCCTGGTGCCGTCGCTGACCACACTCATCGGCATTGTCAAACACGCTGCCGCAGTTGAACGAAACTGGTTTCTCCACTGCCTGGCCCAGCTTCCGCGAGAGCAGATCGCAGGCAACTCCACGGGGGACGACGCCAGTTGGGAGGTTGACCCGAGCGAAACCATCGCCGACATCGTCGCGGAGTACGAGGATGTCTGCGGGCAATCAAGGCGGCTTGCGGCGGATTTCGAGCTGGACGACAGCGTGCCCCATCCCCGATTGGGCAGGGTGTCACTGCGCTACATCTACGTACACATGATCCGAGAGCTGGCGCGGCACTCCGGCCACGCCGACATCCTTCGAGAGCAACTCGACGCAAGACCCGAGGAGAGAGGATGA
- a CDS encoding iron chaperone, translated as MSAKNSTTGSDGFSAEERAAMKERAAELRAEGKKGAKKADELQAVLDRIAQMAPEDRALAERVHATVTATAPELSPKTWYGMPAYANADGKIVVFFQDSGKFNYRYSTLGFQDTATLDDGDLWPVSYALQKWSPVVEKKVVELVKAAVS; from the coding sequence ATGTCCGCGAAGAATTCCACGACCGGGTCCGACGGCTTCAGCGCCGAGGAGCGTGCCGCGATGAAGGAGCGCGCCGCCGAGCTGCGCGCCGAGGGCAAGAAGGGCGCCAAGAAGGCCGACGAGCTGCAGGCGGTCCTCGACAGGATCGCGCAGATGGCGCCGGAAGATCGTGCGCTCGCCGAGCGCGTTCATGCGACAGTGACCGCTACCGCCCCCGAGCTGTCGCCAAAGACCTGGTACGGGATGCCCGCCTACGCGAACGCGGACGGCAAGATCGTCGTCTTCTTCCAGGACTCGGGCAAGTTCAACTACCGGTACTCGACCCTGGGCTTCCAGGACACGGCCACCCTCGACGACGGGGACCTGTGGCCGGTGTCGTACGCGCTCCAGAAGTGGAGCCCCGTGGTAGAGAAGAAGGTCGTCGAGCTGGTCAAGGCTGCGGTCTCCTGA
- a CDS encoding PadR family transcriptional regulator, with the protein MLILVSLADGAKHGYAMQDDIAALTDERPGPGTLYGAIRRLEEQDYIESLPEQDRRKPYQLTDRGRAALQAELQRMRTVASTGLRRLAVA; encoded by the coding sequence TTGCTCATCCTGGTCAGCCTTGCTGACGGGGCGAAGCACGGCTATGCGATGCAGGATGACATCGCCGCCCTTACCGACGAACGGCCAGGACCGGGCACCCTGTACGGCGCGATCCGCCGCCTAGAAGAGCAGGACTACATCGAGTCGTTGCCGGAGCAGGACCGCCGGAAGCCATACCAACTCACCGACAGAGGCCGGGCGGCGCTGCAGGCCGAGCTACAGCGCATGCGCACGGTCGCCAGCACCGGGCTGCGTCGGCTGGCGGTCGCCTGA
- a CDS encoding GNAT family N-acetyltransferase: protein MSGHVVLPARGANPLRVAGIGCLVDRPPITGENMTRMSLPTPTLHTARLRLRPFDDADANDLFALHSSAYVLRYWDAPPWSERVRAERFITACRQMAEGGTGARLAVDRVSDGAFIGWCSLNRWNPDYRSASLGYCFDDAAWGHGYATEAARVLLRWAFDTLDLNRVQAETDTRNVASARVLEKLGFVREGTLREDCVVNGEVSDSWVYGLIRREWRPSSEPVPAR, encoded by the coding sequence ATGAGCGGGCACGTCGTTCTGCCCGCCCGCGGAGCAAACCCGTTGCGAGTGGCCGGCATCGGATGTCTGGTTGATCGGCCACCAATCACGGGAGAGAACATGACGCGCATGTCGCTGCCCACCCCCACGCTGCACACCGCTCGCCTTCGACTGCGCCCCTTCGACGACGCCGACGCGAACGACCTCTTCGCGCTGCACAGCAGCGCCTACGTGCTGCGCTACTGGGACGCGCCGCCGTGGAGCGAACGCGTGCGCGCCGAGCGGTTCATCACGGCTTGCCGGCAGATGGCAGAGGGGGGCACCGGGGCGCGGCTGGCCGTGGATCGTGTCTCCGACGGGGCGTTCATCGGCTGGTGCAGCCTGAACCGGTGGAATCCGGACTACCGCAGCGCGTCGCTGGGCTACTGCTTCGACGATGCAGCGTGGGGCCACGGCTACGCGACGGAGGCCGCGCGCGTTTTGCTGCGGTGGGCATTCGACACGCTGGACCTGAATCGCGTGCAGGCTGAGACCGATACGCGCAACGTGGCATCTGCCCGCGTGCTGGAGAAGCTCGGCTTCGTGCGTGAAGGGACGTTGCGGGAAGACTGCGTCGTGAACGGCGAGGTCTCCGACTCGTGGGTCTACGGGCTGATCAGGCGGGAGTGGCGGCCGTCGTCCGAGCCGGTTCCCGCCCGCTGA
- a CDS encoding DUF2871 domain-containing protein, whose translation MTERLAAEPDTCATVIRLRQLRYRPDPIKPTRKPEATPPTRHPATRPVAHPQQPAQRSAAEATTRRCSINGGFPDSPLIISVARAHAEPVRKLYVAAHVYMILGLVSGLAYREITKIEHYSGDTQLALVHTHLLALGMLFFLIVLALEKLFTLTANRRLFAGFFWVYNAGLAVTITAMIVHGALTVYGRDSGDAIAGLAGLGHIALTVGLILLFVNLGKRVPRSADLSAVSPNEQKSANAVGQGGIRPTAPAEDSRVA comes from the coding sequence ATGACCGAGCGCCTCGCGGCAGAACCGGATACCTGCGCCACCGTGATCCGGCTCAGGCAGCTCCGGTATCGACCCGACCCGATCAAACCGACGCGCAAACCGGAAGCAACTCCGCCAACCCGGCATCCTGCGACCCGACCAGTTGCGCATCCACAACAACCAGCCCAGCGATCAGCAGCCGAAGCTACGACCCGCCGTTGCAGTATTAATGGCGGGTTTCCGGATTCGCCCTTGATCATCTCGGTGGCCAGGGCGCATGCTGAGCCGGTGAGAAAGCTCTACGTCGCAGCGCACGTCTACATGATCCTCGGCCTGGTCAGCGGTCTGGCATACCGCGAGATCACGAAGATCGAGCACTACAGCGGTGACACGCAACTCGCTCTGGTGCACACCCACCTGCTCGCGCTTGGCATGTTGTTCTTCCTGATCGTGCTGGCGCTGGAGAAGCTGTTTACGCTGACCGCCAACCGCCGGCTGTTCGCCGGGTTCTTCTGGGTCTACAACGCCGGACTCGCCGTCACGATCACCGCCATGATCGTCCACGGGGCGCTGACGGTATACGGCCGTGACAGCGGCGACGCCATCGCGGGCCTCGCCGGGCTCGGCCACATCGCGCTTACCGTCGGTCTGATCCTGCTCTTCGTCAACCTCGGCAAGCGCGTGCCCAGATCCGCAGACCTGAGCGCCGTATCGCCGAACGAGCAGAAGTCAGCAAACGCGGTGGGCCAGGGAGGCATCCGGCCAACAGCGCCAGCCGAAGACAGTCGCGTCGCGTAG
- a CDS encoding sugar O-acetyltransferase, with protein MRNEQRLRTRTPESRAFAERVQLVMNLTSRLNVLPFDDLDARRTVLNEIFGGPIPDSLSILPPFYCDYGLGASFGERVFINQGCFFLDYGGITIGDRVLIGPRVTLSTAGHPVELDERYDFITHAPIVIEDDVWIGAAATITPGVTIGRGSVVGAGAVVAKDVPPLSVVTATSVVERKRLKPASTAT; from the coding sequence GTGCGCAACGAGCAACGCCTACGAACACGGACGCCCGAGTCCCGAGCCTTCGCGGAGCGCGTACAGCTCGTCATGAACCTGACCTCGCGCCTCAACGTGCTGCCGTTTGACGACCTCGACGCGCGCAGGACGGTGCTCAACGAGATCTTCGGTGGACCCATCCCTGACTCGCTGTCCATCTTGCCCCCGTTCTATTGCGACTACGGGCTTGGAGCATCGTTCGGAGAGCGCGTGTTCATCAATCAGGGATGCTTCTTCCTCGACTACGGGGGCATCACCATCGGTGACCGCGTCCTGATCGGTCCCCGAGTGACTCTGAGCACGGCCGGACACCCCGTCGAGCTCGACGAACGGTACGACTTCATCACGCACGCGCCCATCGTCATCGAGGATGATGTGTGGATCGGCGCCGCAGCCACGATCACCCCTGGAGTGACAATCGGTCGGGGCTCGGTCGTCGGCGCGGGCGCCGTTGTCGCGAAGGACGTGCCGCCGCTGAGTGTGGTGACAGCAACAAGCGTTGTCGAGCGCAAGCGTCTGAAGCCAGCGTCTACTGCAACCTGA